Within Pseudomonas sp. LBUM920, the genomic segment CCAGTCAATACAGGTGCGGGCTGACCCACCGCTTTCGCGAGCAAGCCCGCTCCCACAGGGACTGCATGGGTGTCAGAGCAATCGCATTCGCCTGCGCTTCTGGGCATCCCGATGTCGAGTTCAGACCACTGACACAATGCCCAAGGCCTTAGGGTTGCTCTTTCCATTCTCTGCCTCGGAGCCACCATGTCCAAGCCCATCACCGTACTGCGCGACACCCACCCACTGCCGGTCCTGGATGCCTGCAAATGGGAAAAACTCGAAGGCGACCCGCACACCGTCAACCTCAACGCCTACACCAGCGAAGACGGCAGCAAGATCATGGGCACCTGGATCTGCACACCGGGCAAGTGGTACGTGGAATACGTGAAGTGGGAATACTGCCATTTCCAGGAAGGCTATTGCGTGATCACCCCGGAAGGCCTGGAGCCGATTCACCTGCGGGCTGGGGATATCTTTGTGGTGGAGCCGGGGATGAAGGGCACGTGGGAAGTGGTTGAGACGGTGCGTAAGTATTTTGTGTTTGCCTGAGCAACCTAACTCGGACTACTTCCTTGTGGCGAGCGGGCTTGCCCCGCGTTGGGCTGCGTAGCGGCCCCTGGTCCAGGCACCGCGGCTTGGCTGGGAAGATGCGTTGACTTTATTGGGGCTGCTGCGCAGCCCAACGCGGGGCAAGCCCGCTCGCCACAACAAGTCTGCCAGCCACAAAAAGCCCATTTGCCATACAAGCCCATTTGCCATAGAAAGCCCGCTTGCTACGGCAAGCGGGCTTGGCACTCTACTGGGGCTTGCGATAGCTATTGATGATCGCCGAGAAATCCTTACCGCCTTCCCCGCGCTGGCTCATCGATTGATACAACTGCTGGGCCACAGCGCCCAGAATCACCGGTTGCTTGGCCTGACGCGCAGCCTCGGTGGCCAGGCCCAGGTCCTTGAGCATCAGGTCGGCGCCGAAACCACCGGTGTAGCCCCGCGATGACGGCGCGGTCTCAATCACGCCCGGCCAGGGGTTGTAGGTGTCGGAACTCCAGCAGCGCCCGGTGGAGCTGTTGATAATGCCGGCCAGCACTTGGGTGTCGATGCCCAGCGCATCGCCCAACGCCATGGCTTCGCTGACGCCGACCATGCTGATGCCGAGCAGCAGGTTGTTGCAGATCTTGGCGATCTGGCCGGTGCCGACGTCGCCGCAGTGCACGATGTTACGGCCCATCTGCGCCAGCACCGGTTGCAGGGTGGCGAACAGCTCCGGGGTGGCGCCGACCATAAAGGTCAGCGTCCCAGCCTGTGCGCCGCCGGTGCCACCGGAGACCGGCGCGTCAGCCACTGCAACACCTTGCTTGGCCGCCGCCGCAGAGACATCGCGGATGGTTTGTGGGTCGATGGTGCTGCAATCCACCGCGGGCACGCCCTTTCCAATTCCAGCGAGTACGCCGTCTTCATTCAGCCACACGCTGCGCACATGGGCGGCGGCCGGCAGCATGGTAATCACCAGCTCAGCGTCCTTCGAGGCATCGCGTGGTGAGTCGCTGATGGTGCCGCCCAGTTCGGCGAGTTCCTTGAGCACGGTCTGGTTCAGGTCGAACAGGTTCAGCGCGTGCCCGGCCTTGATCAGGTTGCGGGCCATGGGCGCGCCCATGTTGCCCAAGCCGATAAATGCAATCTTCATGGTCGTCTCCCGAATCAGCGCAGGTTGATGGTGGTGTTGACGCCATCATTGACCGTGTCGTCATCGAACCAGCGGCTCGTGACAGTTTTGGTCTGGGTGTAGAACTGCACCACTTGCTTGCCATAGGGGCCGAGGTCGCCGAGCTTGGAACCGCGCGAACCGGTGAAGCTGAAGAACGGCACTGGCACCGGAATCGGAATGTTGATGCCGACCTGGCCTACATCGATTTCGCTCTGGAACTTACGCGCCGCCGCACCACTTTGGGTGAACAGGCCGGTGCCGTTGCCGAATGGGTTGGCGTTGACCAGCGCGATGGCTTCATCCAGCGTGGCAACTTCGAGCACCACCAGCACCGGGCCGAAAATTTCCTGGGTGTAGATTTGCATGTCCGTGGTCACGCCCGAGAACAGGGTCGGGCCGACGAAGTTGCCTTGCTCGAAGCCCGGCACCTTGATGTCGCGACCGTCCAGCTCCAGCTTGGCGCCTTCTTTCACGCCGCTTTCGATCAGCTCCAGGATGCGCGCCTTGGCGCGTTTGGAAATCACCGGGCCGACATCCGTACCGGCTTCGCTGCCGGCATTCACCTTGAGTTTTTGCGCCAGCGCTTTCAGATCCGGCAGCCATTGCTTGGCCGCGCCCACCAGCACCACCACCGAGGTGGCCATGCAACGCTGGCCCGCCGCGCCGAAACCGGCACCGACCAAGGCATTCAGCGTGTGTTCGCGGTTGGCGTCCGGCAGCACCACGGCGTGGTTCTTGGCGCCCATCATCGACTGCACGCGCTTGCCGTGTTTACCGGCCAGGTTGTACACATGAGTGCCCACGGCGGTCGAGCCGACGAAGGACACGGCCTTGATGTCTTTGTGGGTGCACAGCGCATCCACCACATCCTTGCCGCCGTGCACCACGTTGAGCACGCCGGCCGGCACACCGGCTTCCAGCGCCAGCTCCACCAGCAACAGGGTCGACAGCGGGTCTTGCTCGGACGGCTTGAGTACGAAGGTGTTACCGCAGGCAATCGCCATCGGGAACATCCACAGCGGAATCATCGCCGGGAAGTTGAACGGGGTAATACCGGCGCACACACCGATAGGTTGGCGCAGGGTGTAGGTGTCGACGCCACCGGCGACGTTTTCGGCGAATTCGCCCATCTGCAATGTGCCGATGGAGCACGCGTGTTCGACCACTTCCAGGCCACGGAAAATATCGCCTTCGGCATCGGCAATGGTCTTACCCTGCTCGGCACTGAGGACTACAGCGATGCGTTTGGAATGTTCACGGATCAAGGCTTGCAGCTTGAGCATGATGCGCATGCGCGCGCCGATCGGCGTCAGTTTCCAGGTCTGGAAGGCTTGATGGGCAGCGTCGATGGCCGCGTTGACTTCATCGGTGGTGGCGAAAGGGACTTTGGCCAGCA encodes:
- a CDS encoding cupin domain-containing protein, whose product is MSKPITVLRDTHPLPVLDACKWEKLEGDPHTVNLNAYTSEDGSKIMGTWICTPGKWYVEYVKWEYCHFQEGYCVITPEGLEPIHLRAGDIFVVEPGMKGTWEVVETVRKYFVFA
- the mmsB gene encoding 3-hydroxyisobutyrate dehydrogenase, translated to MKIAFIGLGNMGAPMARNLIKAGHALNLFDLNQTVLKELAELGGTISDSPRDASKDAELVITMLPAAAHVRSVWLNEDGVLAGIGKGVPAVDCSTIDPQTIRDVSAAAAKQGVAVADAPVSGGTGGAQAGTLTFMVGATPELFATLQPVLAQMGRNIVHCGDVGTGQIAKICNNLLLGISMVGVSEAMALGDALGIDTQVLAGIINSSTGRCWSSDTYNPWPGVIETAPSSRGYTGGFGADLMLKDLGLATEAARQAKQPVILGAVAQQLYQSMSQRGEGGKDFSAIINSYRKPQ
- a CDS encoding CoA-acylating methylmalonate-semialdehyde dehydrogenase, producing the protein MNASADISVQQVKLLINGEWVESKTTHWQDIVNPATQQVLAKVPFATTDEVNAAIDAAHQAFQTWKLTPIGARMRIMLKLQALIREHSKRIAVVLSAEQGKTIADAEGDIFRGLEVVEHACSIGTLQMGEFAENVAGGVDTYTLRQPIGVCAGITPFNFPAMIPLWMFPMAIACGNTFVLKPSEQDPLSTLLLVELALEAGVPAGVLNVVHGGKDVVDALCTHKDIKAVSFVGSTAVGTHVYNLAGKHGKRVQSMMGAKNHAVVLPDANREHTLNALVGAGFGAAGQRCMATSVVVLVGAAKQWLPDLKALAQKLKVNAGSEAGTDVGPVISKRAKARILELIESGVKEGAKLELDGRDIKVPGFEQGNFVGPTLFSGVTTDMQIYTQEIFGPVLVVLEVATLDEAIALVNANPFGNGTGLFTQSGAAARKFQSEIDVGQVGINIPIPVPVPFFSFTGSRGSKLGDLGPYGKQVVQFYTQTKTVTSRWFDDDTVNDGVNTTINLR